AGTGATTACATAAATCGGTTAATATATCACGGATGGTATCGATACTGTCGAATTCCCCGCTTCTCCGTATATCAGAAGATGCTACTTCAAACAGAGGTTTAATTAAAGCAATTACAGTCCCGCAATCCCCGATGATTTCTCTACATAATGGCAGGGCATATTTTAATGAAAGGTATGACAAGTCTAAAGTGATTACTTCTGGAGAAGGGAATAACGAAAGCAGAACTTTGTCAGCAAGATTGGTTTTTTCCATATTCACTATTTTTTTATCGAATAGTAGTTTCCCTGCTAATTGACCGTACCCTACATCAACAGCATAAACAAGCTTTGCTCCATTTTGTATCAGGCAATCAGTAAACCCGCCAGTAGAAGCTCCGCAATCCATTACCACTTTTCCATTTACATCAATTCCAAAATCACTTAATGCGCCTGCTAATTTTAAGCCTCCTTTATTTACATACTTTCTTTGATAATACCTTTTAATTCTTACTGTTCCATCTACAGGAACTTTGTCGTTAACACTTATTATTAATTCATCGTTAACCAAAACTCGACCTAATATTATCCATTTTTTTGCCTCTTCAAAGCTATCAAACCAATTTTCCGAAATTAGTTTATCAATGACAGTACAACTTTTTTTATTTTTCTTCATTTGCGAAAACTCCAATTTTAGATAGAATAAGTGCCCTAGTAAAAGTAATTGCGCATAATTATCATTTAAATGTTCAAATGAATAAAATAATTTATTCATTTGTAATGATTAAATTAATAATTTATGATTTTCTTTTAATATTGTAATTAATACCATAGGAAAAAACATGAGTCAATAGATAAAAATGTAACAATATAAATCCGATATTTGTTTAATTTTTGTATTTAATTTTAAATAATTTCAATATTATTACAAATTAGTCGCTTTACAGATGGAAAATGCTGTGATAAGATGCAAATTAATTAGAAAGGAAGTGGTTTTATGTAATTGTAAAATGTAAACTTAAATGTTCATTTGTTTATTTGTTGGAGCGCAATTGAAGAAAACAATTTATTAAGTGAAAACACTAATTCCAAAAAACAAGGTGTGATGAAGCTGCAATTACTACAATATTGCCTGGACCCGATAAAAATCATGATAAAGTTTTGTAAAGCTCATGCCATACTCAAAATAATTTTGTTAATAGTGTCAGCCATTTTGGCACCGTTAAGCTTGTTGCTAACAGAAGATCTAATCGACAGTGTATCTGAATTATACAAAGGCAATGCGGGTTACACCCACGTGGGTCTGAACCTGGTGCTGCTGCTTATCACTATTTTGACAATCTCCCTTTGTACGTCGATGGAGGGTTACCTCAATATAAATTTTGATAGATTATTATTGAAAAACTGGACACCGGTCGTATTGAACAAGTATAAGCAGCTCAAATACAGTTGTTTCGAAGATCAAGAAACGCAGGATACTATATTTCAAATGAGTGACAATCCTAGCGAAAGTATCAAAAACAGTTTTCTTAATATCACGCAGATAGGCAGTTCTCTGCTTTCACTGGTACTACTAAATCTGGTATTTGCAAAGGTTTCTGTCTGGTTGTCAGTACTTTGTTTTTTATTCACGGTCCCCATGCTTTTTCTAAACTATAGAGCTATGACTATCCTCGACAGTCTTTTCTACAAACAATCTGCCGAAGATCGGAAGTTGGGATATTTGTTAGGGTTGTTGACTACTAAATCCTCCCTTTCTGAACTCAAATTATTTGGTGCGGTAGAATATATCGTTAATCAATGGGGAGGGATCAGAAGTAAAGTTTATAAAGAGAGGGTGGGCGCCAATGTAAAATCTCAAAAACTTATCTTTATCAATACTTTATGTGTTATGGCTTGGACAGTGCTAATTATTATTACGTTAGTAAATTATATGTACAACGGACTCATTACTTTAGGACTTTTTGTGGCTTTAATCGGCTCTCTCAATTCGATTATCAGTATATCGGAGCAGGTCTCCTGGGAATATTCCGAATACTCCCGAAATGTATTGAAGACAAAGTACTATAAGCATTTTATGTCTTTGCCTGAAAGTGAAGAGAGCGCTGATCTCAAAAAAGAGAGGTGTTTCAATAGTCCTGAAATTTGTTTCAATGATGTCTACTTTTCATATCCCCAGTCTCAAAAACCGATTCTGCAAGGTGTGTCCCTGACGATAAGACATAATGAGAGAATTGCAATTGTCGGTAAAAATGGTGCTGGAAAGTCTACGCTTATTAAGCTGTTGTGCGGGCTTTATCAACCTGATAGGGGTGAGATCACTATTAATGGTATAGCGCTTTCAAACTTGAGTCAGCATGAGATTTCTGCTCTTTTCAGCGTCGTCTTCCAGGATTTTATGAAATACAGTTTAACTGTACGGGAGAATATAGCCTTAGGGAATATTACAAAAATCCATAACGATGCAGCTATAGATAAGGCCTTGGGACAGGCTGAACCAATGGGATTCCTTAAGCTTACCGGGAAAGGACTGAATACGCCTTTAGGGAAGCTGGAGGATGACGGCATAGACCTGTCTGGAGGCGAGTGGCAGCGGATTACTATAGCCAGAGCACTTTTCGCCGATTCTTCATTTATCATTCTAGACGAGCCAACAGCTTCTTTGGACCCGGTTGCAGAAAGTGAACTTTATCAATCTCTTTCTTTGGTTATACAAGAAAAAGGTTCGATTATGATCTCACATCGTTTGGCAAGTGCCAAATTGGCAGACAAAATCTTTGTTATAGATGATGGGCGGATCTGTGAAGAGGGCAATCATGATGAGTTAATCGCCAAACAGGGAATATATGCTGAAATGTTCAAAGCTCAGGCGAAATGGTATGACATCATATGTTAAAGCAGCTGGCTAAAATATTTAGAATAGCAATGGACTCTTCGCCCGGATCGCTTTTGATTATTGTAGTTAGTTCGGCTGCCGGTTTCTTATATCCCGCAGTCTCAACCAGAATTTTGTCATCAATCTTTCATGAATTTAGCAACACGGCTTTGTTAAATCTGCATAAAATCTATTTTTTCATGGTGCTATTTATAGCGATTTATATCCTGAAAACCATCCTTCAGAGTATCGCCGGGTTATTTGTGTCTATTGGGATTTACGAGAAACTGGGATATCAGCTTAATATTTATATAGGTGAAAAGTGTACGAAGCTTCCTTTTATCAGCATGGAAACACCTGAAATATTAAATAAGTTAAATAGAGCAAAAGATTGTGTAACGAGAGCGGTAATTCCGCAATTACTTATGATTACAATCAGCGTGTTCTCCAGTTTCATCTCGGTGCTTCTTGTAATCACTCTATTGGCATCCTATAGCTTATGGTTTATTCCAATCTCCTTGCTTAGCGTGCTTCCTTATTTAATAGCCAGAATTATCCGGGGGAAAGAATTTTACTATTTGAAATGGTTTCAGGCCCCCAAGCGGAGATCCCTGGATTATTTCTGGAGTCTGTTCAATAATAAGCAGGCTGTAAAAGAGATGCGTGTTAACGGCAGCGGTGATTACTTGGCCGAGAAGTGGACCTATTATCGTGATGCTGTGTTGAGTCAAGAGTGGGATTTCAGAAGGAAAGATAGTCTGACTTTACTAGTGTGCGATTTTCTCAGGACACTTGGATACTTGACCAGCATATTTTTTGCCTACAGACTTGTTATCCATCATGAGATAACGCTCGGACTGTTTGGTGCGTGTATTGCTGCTTTTGCAATAGTGCAAGACCAGACAAGATCTTTCCTGGTGGAATTTGGCCGTTTTAAAGAACACTTGTTGTTCTCGAAAGACTATCTTGATTTCTTGGAATTGGAGGAAGAGGTTGAGGGCAGAGCGCAAATAAAAGGAGCTTTTAATCAAATTACTATGGACAATGTTTCTTTTCGATACCCGAATAAGACGGATTATGCTCTGAAAAATGTGAGCTTACAACTACATAAAGGAGAAAAGTTGGCAATAGTCGGAAAAAACGGGAGCGGGAAAACCACCCTGGCAAAATTAATCATGGGGATGTATTCATCCAGTAGCGGCAGCGTTTATTACAATGGCACGGATCTTAAGGATATCAATAAAACAAGTTATTATTCCCTCATTTCCTCTATATGGCAGGATTTTGTTACCTACAAACTTACCATCAGAGAGAATATTGCGATTAGTAAGACTCAAAAAATGGATAGCGATGAGGCTATTTTAAATGTTGTGAAAATGATGGGGATGGGGAAGCTTGTCAAAGAAAAAGGATTGGATACCCCTATCGGAAACGAATTCGGCGGGATTGAATTATCGGGTGGAGACAACCAGCGGCTTGGACTGGCCAGAACGATGTTCCGGGATAGTTCAATGGTTGTTCTGGACGAACCAACTTCTGCTATGGACCCGACCTTCGAATCGGAAGTGCTGGAGAAATTCCTGGAAATTTCAGAGAATAAAACATCCTTGGTTATTTCTCATAGACTGGGGCTATGCAGAGTGGTGGACAGGGTTATCGTCATGAATAATGGTGAAATTGTGGGAATCGGGACTCATAAAGAACTGCTTGAGAACAATGCTGAATACATAAAACTCTATACAGCTCAAGAACAGTGGTATCACTAGTCCACCCGATAGTTTTGAAAACTGATTTTAAATTAAATGAAGCGGGAGTGGAAATATGGTATTAAGTGAGCATATTCTCAGTGTATTGCGGGCTAAAAACGTACCTAGTCATGTTCAAATTGAATTAACCAAAAGATGCAACTGGAGATGCAAGTTTTGTTATGCCGAGTGTGATGAAGACGATGGATTAGATACTGCAACATTGTTCACTTTGTTGGACGATTTAAAAAGAATAGGCACGATTGAAATTAATTTTACTGGTGGAGAACCTTTATTAAAGAGAAGATGTATAGAAATATTTGAAAGGGCTAAATCATTAGGGTTTGGCCTGTCCCTTAATACCAATGGTTCACTAATAAATGAAAAAAACTATAGACAACTCTCTGAGCTGTTTTCGAGAATTGAGATAAGTTTGCACTCTGGAATCGAAAGCGAACATGATCAAATCGTACAGAGAACTGGAGCATGGAAAAAGACAGTCGATGCCATTAAATTGTTGACAGAAGC
This genomic interval from Paenibacillus sp. FSL H8-0332 contains the following:
- a CDS encoding SAM-dependent methyltransferase gives rise to the protein MKKNKKSCTVIDKLISENWFDSFEEAKKWIILGRVLVNDELIISVNDKVPVDGTVRIKRYYQRKYVNKGGLKLAGALSDFGIDVNGKVVMDCGASTGGFTDCLIQNGAKLVYAVDVGYGQLAGKLLFDKKIVNMEKTNLADKVLLSLFPSPEVITLDLSYLSLKYALPLCREIIGDCGTVIALIKPLFEVASSDIRRSGEFDSIDTIRDILTDLCNHFIEDYEIIGITNSQVTGNNGTLEFFIYLEWGNNNQKNINSDYSYSVDAAINRASELDCFSKHSF
- a CDS encoding ABC transporter ATP-binding protein, with the protein product MLKQLAKIFRIAMDSSPGSLLIIVVSSAAGFLYPAVSTRILSSIFHEFSNTALLNLHKIYFFMVLFIAIYILKTILQSIAGLFVSIGIYEKLGYQLNIYIGEKCTKLPFISMETPEILNKLNRAKDCVTRAVIPQLLMITISVFSSFISVLLVITLLASYSLWFIPISLLSVLPYLIARIIRGKEFYYLKWFQAPKRRSLDYFWSLFNNKQAVKEMRVNGSGDYLAEKWTYYRDAVLSQEWDFRRKDSLTLLVCDFLRTLGYLTSIFFAYRLVIHHEITLGLFGACIAAFAIVQDQTRSFLVEFGRFKEHLLFSKDYLDFLELEEEVEGRAQIKGAFNQITMDNVSFRYPNKTDYALKNVSLQLHKGEKLAIVGKNGSGKTTLAKLIMGMYSSSSGSVYYNGTDLKDINKTSYYSLISSIWQDFVTYKLTIRENIAISKTQKMDSDEAILNVVKMMGMGKLVKEKGLDTPIGNEFGGIELSGGDNQRLGLARTMFRDSSMVVLDEPTSAMDPTFESEVLEKFLEISENKTSLVISHRLGLCRVVDRVIVMNNGEIVGIGTHKELLENNAEYIKLYTAQEQWYH
- a CDS encoding ABC transporter ATP-binding protein; the encoded protein is MKLQLLQYCLDPIKIMIKFCKAHAILKIILLIVSAILAPLSLLLTEDLIDSVSELYKGNAGYTHVGLNLVLLLITILTISLCTSMEGYLNINFDRLLLKNWTPVVLNKYKQLKYSCFEDQETQDTIFQMSDNPSESIKNSFLNITQIGSSLLSLVLLNLVFAKVSVWLSVLCFLFTVPMLFLNYRAMTILDSLFYKQSAEDRKLGYLLGLLTTKSSLSELKLFGAVEYIVNQWGGIRSKVYKERVGANVKSQKLIFINTLCVMAWTVLIIITLVNYMYNGLITLGLFVALIGSLNSIISISEQVSWEYSEYSRNVLKTKYYKHFMSLPESEESADLKKERCFNSPEICFNDVYFSYPQSQKPILQGVSLTIRHNERIAIVGKNGAGKSTLIKLLCGLYQPDRGEITINGIALSNLSQHEISALFSVVFQDFMKYSLTVRENIALGNITKIHNDAAIDKALGQAEPMGFLKLTGKGLNTPLGKLEDDGIDLSGGEWQRITIARALFADSSFIILDEPTASLDPVAESELYQSLSLVIQEKGSIMISHRLASAKLADKIFVIDDGRICEEGNHDELIAKQGIYAEMFKAQAKWYDIIC